The Piliocolobus tephrosceles isolate RC106 chromosome 3, ASM277652v3, whole genome shotgun sequence genome has a window encoding:
- the LOC111539148 gene encoding dynein light chain Tctex-type 1-like → MGDCEAAEETAFVVEVSNIVKEAIESTIGGNVCRYSKVNQWTTNVEQILSQLTKLGKQFKYIVTCVIMQKNGAGSHTASSCFWDSCTDGSYTVQWENKTMYCTVSAFGLST, encoded by the exons atggGCGACTGCGAGGCTGCAGAGGAGACTGCCTTTGTTGTTGAAGTAAGCAACATTGTAAAAGAGGCTATAGAAAG caccattgGTGGTAATGTTTGTCGATACAGCAAAGTGAACCAGTGGACCACAAACGTGGAACAAATTTTAAGCCAACTCACCAAGCtgggaaaacaatttaaatacatTGTGACCTGTGTAATTATGCAAAAGAATGGAGCTGGATCACACACGGCAAGTTCCTGCTTCTGGGACAGCTGTACTGATGGGAGCTACACTGTGCAATGGGAGAATAAGACCATGTACTGCACTGTTAGTGCCTTTGGACTGTCTACTTGA